The following are encoded together in the Eriocheir sinensis breed Jianghai 21 chromosome 28, ASM2467909v1, whole genome shotgun sequence genome:
- the LOC127004362 gene encoding lymphokine-activated killer T-cell-originated protein kinase-like produces the protein MAEFKTPVSNRTRKGKGGNCTPKIVIPPSPLMKQLGYGTGVNVYLMERFSPLHGSYKSPWAVKKINRKINDEDDEFKKRLYTEASLLKSLNHPNIIGYRSYTHKDGVPCLFMESGDRSLDDLIEKREEAGLGPFPPFSILKVARDVASGLKYLHEEKKLLHGDLKSGNILIKGDFKVAKLCDFGVSLKLDDKGALRDPEKCYIGTECWSAPEVLEGATITHKTDMFPYGLLLWEMVALHPPHVNMLNLSEAFSDEELSESFVEEEYYKVLGTRPSLPDTPLTEDYLPVLEIFYACTEAEPAKRPKAAQVVNILDSMGDNKEKTEGAGGDRKFLKMLHEDL, from the exons ATGGCTGAGTTCAAGACCCCAGTTTCCAATAgaacaagaaagggaaagggtggcAATTGCACACCCAAGATtgtcattcctccctcccctctcatgaAGCAGCTGGGATATGGCACTG GTGTGAATGTTTACTTAATGGAGCGCTTCTCACCTCTTCATGGCAGCTACAAATCTCCCTGGGCTGTAAAGAAAATTAACAG AAAAatcaatgatgaagatgatgaattcAAGAAGAGACTGTACACCGAAGCTAGTCTCTTGAAGAGCTTGAACCACCCAAACATCATTGGGTACCGATCATATACACACAAGGATGGTGTTCCCTGCCTCTTCATGGAAAGTGGAGACCGTTCTCTGGATGACCTGattgagaaaagggaggaggcagGCTTGGGGCCATTCCCTCCCTTCAGTATCTTGAAG GTGGCAAGAGATGTAGCGAGTGGCTTGAAGTACCtgcatgaagaaaaaaagttgctTCACGGTGACCTGAAGAGTGGCAACATTCTCATCAAGGGTGACTTCAAGGTTGCAAAACTCTGTGACTTCGGTGTATCTCTGAAACTTGATGACAAG GGGGCTCTGCGTGATCCAGAGAAGTGCTACATTGGGACGGAGTGTTGGTCAGCCCCAGAAGTCTTGGAGGGAGCCACCATCACACATAAAACAGACATGTTTCCTTATGGACTTCTTTTGTG ggaAATGGTGGCCCTCCATCCCCCTCATGTAAATATGCTGAATTTATCAGAAGCATTTTCTGATGAGGAGCTTTCAGAAAGTTTTGTGGAAGAGGAGTATTATAAGGTCTTAG GAACGCGACCTAGCTTGCCAGACACGCCCTTGACTGAAGACTACCTGCCAGTGCTTGAGATCTTCTATGCTTGCACTGAGGCTGAGCCAGCCAAGCGCCCCAAAGCAGCCCAGGTAGTGAACATACTGGACTCTATGGGAGACAATAAGGAAAAGACAGAAG GCGCTGGTGGTGACCGCAAGTTTCTTAAGATGCTCCATGAAGACTTGTAG